In Oenanthe melanoleuca isolate GR-GAL-2019-014 chromosome 8, OMel1.0, whole genome shotgun sequence, a single genomic region encodes these proteins:
- the DNTTIP2 gene encoding deoxynucleotidyltransferase terminal-interacting protein 2 encodes MVSTRRAAAAARRREQGARAGSPGGPDADPGAAEVGSAEISTPVTRRITRRPKSVRKAEVIQECQFEELEHTEMKSVVSGSSEMQITRNENTTVQSAQSAAEPQVDGDVSEAESNCSSVSGLQTPLYVRITRRRQIVIPYQLESADKKRHDNAAFVNKLSRIVDEDDVSEAESCSSAVSGVQMLNVPTSTRSRQNKNKLQPDSVHEAQSEDTSDAESCCLSSHVEPSVTTKRITRSMQMKSRAKNTEQTEKKNRFVSEDENLIEDTIKSESIIISDSTPTAELVSDTEDASTIIDSNKKPSSPKSKCANETWSKDTKEEILDDMTSSLTKTKQSDTKSPVKKEKKITQSVEIDHSEAICDLTEEDHSKVLVREGKLERVAVSLTDCMRPKQFLESQGQVTPNESKKIPECERADAEADAQQSFSCDDKLKKSKGASSVSSPLKDMTVAQKTESIGKSRMLKVGADSHGNQREEYEVSHNSEKPSSDNDSVVLFLSNSESDDSVYSDVAVIDTIDENMSCKKSDERTPSLRKSLKSGSMHVEGLFVIDTEPGMSSSQNYYLDDVEHDSDAESKHEGGEKDKESDLEEDEEELIDEDEKDEDDDLLKNKVDVLHLSSSIDPGLNIKKLGGLYISFDAKNQKPRSSVIEPLKKKKDQLLQKSVITPDFERKECVPPYRESLRQLKKQRRAEREKTTGDGWFGMKAPEITSELKNDLKVLKMRASLDPKHFYKKNDRDGLPKYFQVGTVVDSPIDFYHSRIPKKQRKRTIVEELLADSEFRRYNKKKYQEIMSEKAAFAAGKRNRKKKKFHN; translated from the exons ATGGTGAGCACCAggcgagcggcggcggcggcgcggcgccGGGAGCAGGGGgcgcgggcaggcagccccgGCGGTCCCGATGCCGATCCCGGTGCGGCGGAG GTGGGATCTGCTGAAATTAGTACTCCTGTGACTAGGAGAATTACTAGAAGACCTAAATCAGTTCGTAAGGCAGAGGTGATTCAGGAATGTCAGTTTGAAGAGTTGGAACATACAGAAATGAAATCAGTTGTTAGTGGTAGCTCAGAGATGCAGATCACCAGGAATGAAAACACAACTGTTCAGTCAGCACAATCAGCTGCTGAACCACAAGTTGATGGTGATGTTTCAGAAGCAGAATCAAACTGCTCTTCTGTGTCTGGTCTCCAGACGCCTTTATATGTAAGAATAACACGAAGGCGACAAATTGTAATTCCTTATCAGCTGGAGTCTGCTGACAAAAAAAGACATGACAATGCAGCTTTTGTTAATAAGTTAAGTAGGATTGTGGATGAAGATGATGTCTCTGAAGCTGAGTCTTGttcctctgctgtttctggTGTCCAAATGCTTAATGTTCCCACTAGTACAAGGAgcagacaaaataaaaacaaattgcaGCCTGATAGTGTTCATGAAGCCCAGAGTGAAGATACTTCTGATGCAGAATCATGTTGCCTAAGTTCTCATGTGGAGCCATCTGTCACTACCAAACGAATTACTAGGAGCATGCAAATGAAATCACGAGCAAAAAATACTGAgcagactgagaaaaaaaacagatttgtgTCAGAAGATGAGAATTTAATTGAGGACACAATTAAATCTGAGTCCATAATAATTTCTGATTCTACACCTACTGCAGAACTTGTCAGTGACACAGAAGATGCTTCTACCATCATTGACAGTAATAAAAAACCCAGTTCACCTAAAAGCAAATGTGCTAATGAAACCTGGAGTAAAGACACAAAAGAAGAGATTTTAGATGATATGACATCCAGTCTTACAAAAACTAAACAAAGTGACACTAAATCAcctgtgaaaaaagaaaaaaaaattacacagtcTGTTGAGATAGACCATTCAGAAGCAATATGTGACCTAACAGAAGAAGATCACAGTAAAGTACTTGTGAGAGAGGGGAAATTGGAGCGTGTGGCTGTTTCTTTGACTGACTGCATGAGACCCAAACAATTTCTGGAATCCCAAGGACAAGTAACAccaaatgaaagtaaaaaaattccagaatgtGAAAGAGCAGATGCAGAGGCAGATGCACAACAGTCTTTCTCGTGTGATGATAAATTAAAGAAGAGTAAGGGAGCTAGTTCAGTGAGCAGCCCATTAAAGGACATGACTGttgcacagaaaactgaaagcaTTGGTAAAAGCCGGATGCTCAAAGTTGGTGCAGACAGTCATGGCAACCAAAGAGAAGAATATGAGGTATCCCACAACAGTGAAAAACCAAGCAGTGATAATGACTCTGTTGTATTATTTCTGAGCAACAGTGAAAGTGATGACTCTGTATATAGTGATGTGGCAGTCATAGACACAATTGATGAGAATATGAGTTGTAAAAAGTCAGATGAGAGAACTCCTTCTCtcagaaaatctttaaaaagtgGTTCAATGCATGTTGAAGGTCTTTTTGTAATTGATACTGAGCCTGGCATGAGTTCTAGCCAAAACTATTATCTGGATGATGTAGAGCACGACAGTGATGCTGAAAGTAAGCATGAAGGAggtgaaaaagataaagaatcAGACTTggaagaggatgaagaggaaTTGATAGATGAAGACGAAAAAGATGAGGATGATGATCTGTTGAAAAATAAGGTTGATGT TTTACATCTTTCCAGTAGCATAGACCCTGGTTTGAATATCAAGAAACTTGGAGGTTTATATATCAGTTTTGATGCAAAAAATCAGAAGCCTAGATCAAGTGTAATTGAACCactgaagaagaagaaggacCAG CTCTTGCAGAAGAGTGTAATAACTCCAGACTTTGAAAGAAAGGAATGTGTGCCACCCTACAGGGAATCACTTCGCCAGCTAAAGAAGCAGCGCAGG GCAGAGCGAGAGAAAACAACAGGTGATGGCTGGTTTGGTATGAAAGCCCCAGAAATCACAAGTGAACTGAAAAATGATCTTAAAGTTTTGAAGATGAGAGCTTCGTTGGACCCTAAGCATTTCTATAAGAAAAATGATAGAGATGGTCTCCCCAAGTACTTCCAG GTTGGGACTGTAGTCGATTCTCCCATAGACTTTTACCACAGTCGAATCCCTAAGAAACAGAGGAAGAGAACAATTGTGGAAGAGCTGCTAGCAGATTCAGAGTTCAGAAG ATATAATAAAAAGAAGTATCAGGAGATCATGagtgaaaaagcagcttttgcagcagggaagaggaatcggaagaagaagaaatttcacaattaa